The Apium graveolens cultivar Ventura chromosome 11, ASM990537v1, whole genome shotgun sequence genome has a window encoding:
- the LOC141698283 gene encoding uncharacterized protein LOC141698283, with product MNDNSESMVVTCSIGGQSVEFNEQDVNAALGFLTVNLVDVPTQDELAEFMDFINYGGRINLASLNRTNLRKEWSFVFDSIVRAFTCRKTGYDNISSVVQKLVFSIAYNGHLNVGLLILEEHATRIIMPLTTRDSSDDRLFHPCISYHSEPSVGGPSSDPLSVALPVLAILPPPMLQPVLLQAIPPLGVRPPIRGPPPADSDSTGHSVASVPFQSTLHPVPYYRYEALLLERDSLLAHIRELQHIIKTTDVNRGMRELREEIHVTCRILEARLHGATSPGRGPDAFMGWASEVMEDLERLGGPEFPRS from the exons ATGAATGACAACTCTGAGTCCATGGTGGTGACCTGTTCAATTGGAGGACAATCAGTAgagtttaatgagcaagatgtgaatgcagCTTTGGGTTTTCTAActgtaaatctggtggatgtgccaacacaggatgagctagctgagttcatggatttcatcaactatggtggaaggaTCAACCTAGCAAGTCTGAACAGAACAAacctaaggaaggaatggtcttttgtgtttgattctatagtcagggccttcacatgcagaaagacaggatatgacaacatctcaagtgtggtgcagaagctggtgttctcaatagcttACAAcggacacttgaatgttggtctattgatcctagAAGAACATGCTACCAGGATAATAATGCCCCTAActacaagag atagcagcgatgaccGACTCTTTCATCCCTGTATCAGCtatcactcagagccctcagttggaggaccatcttcagatccactTTCTGTTGCTctaccagtgttggctattttacctccacctatGTTGCAGCCTGTActactgcaggctattccacccctaggcgtgaggccacctatcagaggaccccctccagctgattcagattccactgggcattcagttgcgagtgtcccattccagtctacattgcatcctgttccttattaccggtatgaggctcttctattggagcgtgattccttatTGGCACATATCCGAGAGCTGCAGCATATCATCAAGACTACAGATGTTAATCGTGGtatgagggagcttcgagaggagatccatgtgacatgcaggattcttgaggctaggctacatggagctacatcacctggccgaggccctgatgcatttatgggatgggctagtgaggtgatggaggatcttgagaggctaggcggaccagagtttcctaggagttag